A single region of the Rhipicephalus microplus isolate Deutch F79 chromosome 10, USDA_Rmic, whole genome shotgun sequence genome encodes:
- the LOC142774250 gene encoding uncharacterized protein LOC142774250, with product MSESPAESPDSTMSPDSSIDATEYVEDEDLYGGRGAISSGGGGGGGGGPYIPPAVPGPAAATTATTQGSPTRPTRGPKTTQSTLPAPIPPTAAPGPRPTKSQPPTASEPPMASQSLATRKPPMTTAMTAATKESRTTLTITTTAPQTNVVDEIICTVGSTAVFGQMVPPDGLCNYIYYTNVVPIKGDLFAVEINRSWEVFKETLATYQTTSGGIGFDVRLVM from the exons CTGAATATGTGGAGGATGAGGACCTCTATGGAGGACGCGGTGCCATCAgtagtggcggcggtggtggcggcggtggtggcccCTACATTCCACCTGCCGTTCCAGGGCCTGCGGCGGCGACTACCG CAACTACGCAAGGCAGTCCGACGAGGCCCACGCGAGGTCCAAAAACTACGCAAAGTACGCTTCCGGCACCAATACCCCCGACTGCAGCGCCTGGACCTCGCCCGACGAAAAGCCAGCCTCCGACGGCAAGCGAGCCTCCGATGGCAAGCCAGTCTCTGGCGACAAGAAAGCCACCGATGACCACTGCAATGACGGCGGCTACCAAGGAAAGCAGGACCACCTTGACGATCACAACGACGGCGCCACAGACGA ACGTGGTCGACGAGATAATCTGCACTGTCGGTTCCACCGCCGTCTTTGGTCAGATGGTCCCACCGGATGGTCTCTGCAACTACATCTACTACACCAATGTAGTACCTATAAAAGGGGATCTGTTTGCCGTCGAGATCAATCGAAGCTGGGAGGTTTTCAAGGAGACCCTTGCGACGTACCAGACAACTTCGGGGGGCATCGGATTCGATGTGCGGTTAGTGATGTAA